The DNA sequence tttatttatctacTAGGTACATGATAGTACATATGGTGTATCACTGAACCCAGAGAGGAACCACCTGTCTGTTATGGAGGTCCATCTGTTAAAACACCCTGAGTTAATGAAAAAGGTTGGTCTAACAATCTTAACTGATTTATACttttttcttatcaaaatatGGTTCAAGCTGGTAATAGGTGGAATTTCAATTTATGACATCAAGATTGTGATACTCTGATTAAATTATTGGggcaaaatgaaaagaaaaacatgcCTTGTCACATCACAAAGAAAATACACAATTATTATAAGTCCATCAAAGACCAGGGTCTTTATGGTTTAATAAAGTTAAACTGTCTGTCCATTTATCAACACATCATACTATAATTTATATATGCCTTTGTGGCCACATTTTCATCTCATTGGAACCATATACTGATCTTTTGTAGAAAACCTTATTACAGTGATGAAAGTAAAAAATACTTTTAGATCTCATTTCCACATAAAGTAAAGTGTAGCTGTATTGggaaatttacaataaataattgttttgtgatCATTTGAGGTATATAGTTGGATCATAAACCATCTCTCTTGTATTATCTTATGCTGATGTACATTTTAGATATTAAAGTTGTTGGAAAAAGACAATGAAAGATTACAAAACATGTTGTCATGGAAAGATCAGGAAGAAGTCTTTTGGAAATGGATGGTATACTTAATAGAACTAGAAGAAAATTATTATGTGTATAattgattatgtataaatttgaaaatgacagCACAAAAAATGTATCTGATACTTGATATGGACTAAAATTGAAATACTGCTCAAACTAAACTTTTGGTATGAGAATAAACACATTAGATATCCTACTGATGTTTATTGAAaaagaacatatatattatatgtagcTGGTCACACAAAAAAAGGGGCTGATGaggaggaaaaatggacaaaGTTTATTATTGATGCTGTTTTACCAGcttaaaaatcttctctgaaactacaaggcaAAATATATAATGATTAATCAGAATTGTTGGAGTGTTGAGCTATTGTTATTTATCTTTTCAGCCAAAGTAATATGGATTATGATTCATGCTTCTTGGAAAATCTTGTTTTATGAACACTgttaaattaaaccatatttcACATATAATaccatataaaaaataaagaaaattataaatgaaaagtacttttaaacttttaagtgACCAAACAGTAATATTCAAGATGGAGGTATATTCTGTGAAGCAATTtctaaaaaatatgatttttcggaaagataaaaaaagaaaattttaattgtttgttttgggttttttttcttcaggaaaGTGTTCTAGATCACAAACTGAAAGATAAAGTAGAGGACATGAGTCCAGGGAGGATGACATTTTACAACATACCACCTGATGCTGTTATCAAGATGGAGTCAGCTAAACAACAGCTAGAGGATGCCATTATGAAGTATGAACAAATAATTGAGGAGATTGAAGAAATATGGGAATCAAAGGTAGAGTTATTTTACTTGTGTTGGCATagaaaattatttgatatataaGAGCTTGAATATTACTTGGTAGCTATAAGAGTCAGTAAAAAGATTAAACAAAGTCCATTTTGAGGGACATCAAAAACAAATTTGGGATACTAAAAGCGCATGTAGCATGTAAGATGTAAAGGTATAAGttatatttctgttaaaaaaacTTTTGTCAAGACAATGTTAGTATTTTTGTAGATGTTTCAAGGTTTGGCCCAGTATTTTTCTCATTTACTTGATACATAGAAAGTTTTCACACCTACATGACATATAAGAAAGCTATTACCACTAAGtgtcaaatttgtattttttcagcGTTCATCAATATCAGGAAGAGAACTAGACAACTTGTTATCCTCTATCAATACAGAGATTTCCCTTCAGAGGGCAAATCTTGCTCTTGACAGTACAGAAGACATTTTACGCAATCAAAAAGAAACTCGCTTTTTGTTAACAAAGAACAACAGTAAAAAACTATCCAATTTATCTAGCCATATATCAAGTCATGTGACACCACAAGAACAATCTGCGCCAGCAGTTGACATTGAACATGAATTAGCACTCATGGAGAGGCAACTAGAGAGGATTGAACTGGAAACAAATAGAAAACGAGAAAAGTATAGAGGCCAATTAGAAAATCTGGCTTCAACTGTTCCCGAGGCCATTTGTATTCAGCCAATGTCTTGTAGATAAGTCCCACGATTCGGGATATCTTCATGGGTTTCTTTATGTTAAATGTAGTCAAACTTCTGTTACTCAAACGATTTTGATGTGAAATTTTTGAGCTGCTTCCTTGTAAAGGAGGAGGTGTTCTAAAGGCCTTTTTTCCTAACAAAAAATTGAAGTATTGCAAAATCAGCTAATTTTTCCAATACAAATTGATAAGTATGTGCAAAGTTTAAGCTGTAAGATCTttaacaatataaataatattcacTAAAATTTTACAGTCTAAAGACAGCCTTAAtttattgttaaaacaaaatgaaggaAATTACATATTTTGACACATATTTGTGTGTGGGAAATATTGAGCATATGCAAGTTCCACAAATCTGATTATATTAGAGGTAAAGTTCATACTAGCAGGGCATAATGATAAATCAGATTGTTGGTTTTTGCATGTAGTCTACATTTTCTGGTCATAAGCTACTTAGAAATTGATCAAAATTGAGGATTTGATCTGACATAAAATTGCATAGAAGTGACATTTTCATGTTATCAGAGCTACATTAATTAGGAGGTCATGAATCATCAACTACTTTTTGTGTTGCCTTGACAAAGTTATGTAAGCGATACTTATGAGTGCTGTTTGTAAGGTTGGCGGCAGCAACAGCAATGAATTAATTTATCTAGTATGTACAATTtttagcattaaaaaaaaaagatatcacgAAGAAGAATAATTAGACTTTTTTAGCATTAGCACAATTATTTGACCCTGCCTACCCCTTCAGTCATGGTTTCTGACTTTTGTAACTTTCGCCCAAATTGTTTACATGTTAAACTTGTGGTTAGGTCAGTTTGCAATATTAGCATTTTCTATGTCTCATTTCAATGCAGATTATATGGCCCTCTTCATCAGTCATGGGTTAAAGACTTTAAATGTTTTGCATAGTGGCAAGACATATatatatctctgtgtcaacagttttatttgtctttacatCTGTTTGCCTTTCAAAGAAATCCACTTCAGAgtttattttactattttctaCAAACCTGATGTTATACTCTTTGAAAGAATATGTAGATCAGTCACAAAGGTCATTTTTATCAgcaatttaaaatcatatatttttctcCAGTTGATGATTATATTTTAAGttgtttttggtgggtttttttaaaatacaatatttgttaAAGGTCATGAAAATGTATTTCACTTGCACTAAGATAACAGATTTTTTCGTTAAAAATATTAGGTCTTAGAAACAAATTATCTTTGGGttaaatagtttgaaaaaaatatgtctgaaGATCCAGTCTGGTAAAAACTAAACAATTGaagtttacatattttcattgaaTTTGATTTGATGTATATAAGGCCCAAATATGTCACCTATTTTTTCTAGCTGATCAAATTCCATCTGCCTCACAAACATCTCAATTATgaccttgataaaaaaaaaaagaggtattTATGAATAATGTCCTCTTAATGATGTTATAATTTGTATCAATCTATAAGATCTTGAAAAATTATCTGAAGGCCCTAAAGAAAGTTACAAACTGCCTTTAATTGCAGATTGATGAGTTTTATGACAGTTACAGAATTGTTTATTTAATGTTTGCCATATACAgcattatatttaatatatatctattatatatgtatgtatttattgtggttttatttgtttattttttcagtggttagtttgttatattttttcacGATTTTTTTCCCATTAAATTACATATTATTTCAAGGTCTTTGTTTATGAATTTTTGCAATTCCAAAGAATTGGTGTTACTACTGGTTTACTTGGTATTTATCTGTATTGTTTCTCCATTAATATTTTATTCTACAACCTAAAGGGTCGACTCGGTTTAAATACTGTCTTCACTTGATATCTGTCTCTTCATGAGGGGCCCAAAAAGGGGCCcttataagcatttttgtagttttcagccaataacttgtgtttaagtgtatatatctctctgaaattataccacaagtttccatactacaaagggatggttatggggGGTTATTGCTCAAATCAATTTGCAATAAGGCGGAAAAAATGGGggaaacaagggtttttctggtttaaggacaatttagacaatttaaaagcagtgtaagggagataatccaattaaaatttaaataatactgTTATATGTATGTTTGATTACTTGACTCCCTTACACTGCTAGAAATtttgtattaagaaatgatgatcatcttgagatgtgtagctgtaaatttatttttacaagttaatattaatatatattaatttttaccatgactgtatgtcattatatattttgatattttatga is a window from the Mytilus edulis unplaced genomic scaffold, xbMytEdul2.2 SCAFFOLD_1269, whole genome shotgun sequence genome containing:
- the LOC139504776 gene encoding LOW QUALITY PROTEIN: tubulin epsilon and delta complex protein 1-like (The sequence of the model RefSeq protein was modified relative to this genomic sequence to represent the inferred CDS: inserted 1 base in 1 codon), translating into MAQVRETIEXLVKVLRGNGTSKIKAESFRLAKFNNDTATETFWSLLFELLYFCKYGTIDEVAFKAKAELSIEELVVYVKQEMQRKGFLSREFASLPNDMSSGSREILLGFAWLLCKEGLIDKFMESCSSPLDEEDPSFMYEFEFEDMTKPSKQMQTQRVISPGQKVQHLRLLNGKLRSNIRQLQALQREKAKLQNRVHDSTYGVSLNPERNHLSVMEVHLLKHPELMKKILKLLEKDNERLQNMLSWKDQEEVFWKWMESVLDHKLKDKVEDMSPGRMTFYNIPPDAVIKMESAKQQLEDAIMKYEQIIEEIEEIWESKRSSISGRELDNLLSSINTEISLQRANLALDSTEDILRNQKETRFLLTKNNSKKLSNLSSHISSHVTPQEQSAPAVDIEHELALMERQLERIELETNRKREKYRGQLENLASTVPEAICIQPMSCR